The following nucleotide sequence is from Oenanthe melanoleuca isolate GR-GAL-2019-014 chromosome 5, OMel1.0, whole genome shotgun sequence.
CCGCCTGCCTTCCCGCTGGCCCTtggccctgctcctcctcctcccgccgAGCCGGGAACAATGCGGGATTGGAGGGGGGCGAGAGCGGGGGGGTCGCCAGCGGCACCCacccaccccccccccaaacccacacgGGGGTCTGGGGTCACCCCAAGGTTGTCCCGTTCACCTGGGGCGAGCGGTGGCATCCCCGCcattcctgccctggctgcGGGCCGGGGAACGGGGTCCCCCCTCGGTatgggaagcagagggaaaggcgtccccccttctctcctttcccacaTCTGGCAAAGCTCCGGCATGGcctctccccacccctcctcctcctcctccttctcctggaGGCGCTGGGCcgccttcccagccctgcacggGGACCCACGCGGCGGAGAAAGGGGCCAAGTGGAGCCGGGATGGTGGGATGCAtccaggagggagagggatgCTGCAGGACACCCTGCTCCGGTGACCCCCAGAttccccccagccccgcggccccatcccagagcagggaatgaaGCGAAGGTCGGAGGCAGGTAAATGATTGATCCCATGGAGCAaagggtgctgctgcctccaaaattcccaatccagCATGGATTTCTCCCCACAAAATCCTGCCCCAGGGGTTGGAATCACCCAGGCAAGACACAGCCCCCTTCCAAATGAAAACCGGGGTCACACCGGTTTCTTAGGAACCCAATGCAGCCATAGGAAGCTCCTGTCCTAAGGGAACatgatcccaaattcctgggagGCAGCTCAGTAACCAGTGTCAGTGAATAAACAATGATCCAGCCCTGGCCAGCTTTTATCCCAAAAAAAGCAGGGTGCCAACTACCCCCAGTTTTGGTTGGGAGAGTACTTCCAGgatctgggctgtgctgctccctgggcctCACAAAATTTGGGAACAGGCGGCTCCAGGCAGGTAAACAGAGgcaataaaagcagcagcagagtccaaggtcactccctgctcccccagctctcgGAAGAGATGTCCAAATATAGCcttgtccctgcagcctcctctgaaAATATGGGATGGAAGCGGGAGCCAGGGATGCTTCCAGCACAAGCTGTCTCTGggagggaaggatttgggaaaaacCCGCATGGAATGGGACTTTGGGTTACAGGGGAGATCCCAGCTGGGGAGAGCATGGAAAGATCCAGGATAACCCCCAAATTCCATGAGAGATGTGAAGGAGTTGGGAGACCAGGAGAACTATTAATGAGTAGccagaggctggaaaatccaGCTTTTGCGAAAATTTCCATTACAATCTGCTCTCCAGGCACTCACAGCACCATTGGCAACCAGGCAAGGAACTGAAATTTCCTACAAATCCaagaaaagccagaaaaatgCACCGGGAAAACAGGTGTCCCCAAGATCCCAGAGCCGAGGACATGGATATCATCATTCCTTAGGACATAGATCTTTCCTCTTTGACTACTTTATTTGGTAAAACTCCGAAATCAGCAACAGCTTGAACTCCCCAGAACTTCCTTCCCTGAGCAAGGCATGGATCCTATGGAGAGAGAGTtatcctgctcagctccagcatccGCTGCTCCTCAAGCTTTGATTCCTCTTcaaaaaaaacacaaggaatcaaaaaaaaaaaaaacaaaccaaaaaatgaggatcaaaagcaaaaccaaaagccaaaaacataataaaatatctAAGGATaccagggaaaagggaatcGAGGCGAGGGCATCAGATCCCAGTGGATCACCCAAGGAAAGGGACAGTTCTGGAGAATCCTGCAGAATCCATGAATCCCAAGAGGAGATGACCAACACCCCCCCAAATTCCTAACAAGCTGCTGCCCCTGTGAGATTCCTcttccagccactgctgccagtgttaggcacagctggggaaggatTCCCTTGCACCATGTGGAGGGCAGGGGTAGGGAACAATCCCGAATCCTGCTAATGGATCCGGGTCAGCTCCTCGACGATCTTTATTAGGTCATCCACAGTGGCTTCCCTCTTCATCCCGCTTCCATCGTCGATCTGcacagggaggaaaaggcaTTGGAGGCATTGGCAGTTGCCAAAAACATTCCCAGATCATTCAGGAAGGTGTGTATTTAGCATTTCTCAGAGAGGCTGTGGtctccccatctctggaagtgttccaggccaggctggacaaggcttggagcaacttggtctagtgggaggtgtctctaagtcccttccaacccaaatcattccataaCTCCACAACTCCATGATTTACTGAGCCTGGATTCCTGAGTAAGGTCCTTGAAGTATCCAAGGCCACATTTCCAAGCTCACCTGCAGGTTTGCCACCACTTCCTGCATCTTGGGCCTGCTGATGTCCAGGAAACTCTCGATCAGGTCTCCATCAATGAATCCTGTGGCTGGTTCTGTCTTCCGTTCGGTGTGGAACGatctccaggtgctgctgtcaAGGAGCCAAATCCACAGGGAATAACACCAGCCCTAGACATAGTTAATGGTgggatggcagtgctgggttaatggttggactctgTGGTCTCAGAGTTTAGTTCCATGATTGCTCAGGGCAATGGCAAACCTGCTCCCACTCTCTCCAGTTGGAACCCCCCACCCAGCACAAGCTCCTGGCTGGAATGCCAAAGGATATAAGGAATGCTCAATCTTCCCCACGCTTTTGATGACTTTGTTGAGCCTGTTCTGCATGTCCAGGAGCAGGTTGTACCAGCTTTCCGACAGGGATGTCACCAGGCCTGCACAGGAATAGTGGACATGGGAATGTAGCAGGGGGTGGAGCTGGATGagctttccaacccaaaccattccaggattctgcaGGGAAtcctcagcccctgctccttACCGATCATTCCATTGACAGTGCCGAAGAGCACGGATCCCTGGGTGGGCGTGGAAGTCTCTCCCAGGTTCTGCATGACAAGGGATCCGTGGCAAAAGACATTGACGAACTCTCCCAGGTGGGATAATCCCActtcctgcaggtgctgccgCTCCTCATCTGTCGTGGCCGCGCTGCAATCCCAAACACTGCTCAGTCCCAGATGGGGGGCACTCCAAAACTTTCCTTGCTCCCAAAAGCTGGGAATGCTTCTCCAGTTTTCCTAAAgatcccatcatcccatccctcccagcaTGTGCTGTCCCATCGCATCGCAtcgcatcccatcccatcccacttACCTGTCCTTCTGGCACACGAACAGATTGAAAGCATTCTCCGCTCCCAAGAAATTATCATCATCCAGGATCTCCACAGCACTCATCCAGTTTGGATTGAAATCCCGGGCAATCTGGAAGGGGTGAGAAGGGACACGCTGTGTCCAGGTGGCCTGGCCTGgcatcctgcatcctcatcCCACCCAACACCAATATTCAGGAGCGAGGCAGTATCCAGCAtgtccctctctgctccaggaaGCAGCTGAGCACTCCTGGAGATGGTCCTAGTCCAAGTGGCACTTGGATAACATGCAGGGAAGGCGTAGAGCAGCCTATGCCAAAGACACTCCAGCAATTTAAACCCCCATTCCAAGTGGACAGCAGGCATCCCAGATGGCACCTCCCACCCACGAGGCaccagctgctcttcccacagCCAGTTCCCTGGAAACTGAGGGATCCATCCCTCCATAAACCACAGGGATCCATGTCAAACTTTATCCAGTCAAGCTAAACTCCTCCTTTTATCCCCTCCAACAccattccctgtgctcagagctgtcgGAACGGATTCCTGGCACCGCTTCCGCACCTCCTCGAAATTCCCTTCCATGGGTTTGTAGGCCAGGAGCAGCACGGAGCGCATGAGGTCTCCCACCAGGATGAAGTCCCCCTTGGTCTTCAGGTACAGGGCCATGATGTTGTTGTAGTGGTTGCATTCCGTGCGCAATTCCTTCTCCGCTGTCCACTCGTACAGGCGGacctgtgggatgggatgggtcAGGATTCTCCACAACAGACACCTGGCTGACATCCACATCCACGAACACGCTCCCAAAAGAAGTCAGGGCCTTGCCTACCGTGCTGTTGATGCTGGCTAACAGCTTCCCATTGAATTCCACCATGGAATACACAGCTCCCTTGACCTCCTTCTCAGCCAagctctgcagcttccctggaaTAGAGCCAGGCATTACTTGGGTTGTTTATCCAAAGGGGGTTCAGCTGAGCTGGCCTGAATTTTGCTTCCTAAAAAACTGTCTCTGAGGGAGACAAGTGATATGGAAAGCAAATCTCAGAATCCAGACCTGGTGAGGGATTCTTTGGCTTCTCTAGGAGACAGGGAGAAAGGGAACACAGCACCTACAGATCTTGACAACAGATTCCTTGGGAAAAAactgcctgctcctgggacTCAAGCTCTCTGGGGTCTGAGGAGCTCATCCCTCATCTCCCACCAAAGAAAGCTGGATTTTTCAGGTGAGAACACCTTGTTCTTACCATCGGAGTAGTGGAAGACGACGATCCGGCCCTGCTTGGGCTCTGCTTCCTCGGGATACACCATGGCAGTGCCCACAATGAAGTAGGTGTTGGGATCCTTTCCCAGCTTGCAGGAGACCAGACTGAGGGCGTACTCATTTTGCAGGAATTGGTGAGCATGGagcactgggaaagaaaaaaaaaaaaaaaaaagtgggaaaggGAGGAACAACTGGGATCCCAAAGTCCTTAAACTGAAAGCTTAAGACACATCTTAGAGATTCCCTGTCCTACTCCCCCCACCATGTGCCATCAAAAACTGGTATTCCCTAAACCTCATGACTGATGTTTCTCCAGGTCTTCTCCAGGTTAGGAAaagatggattttgggatgggacaggTACCTTCAAAGGTGTGCTGGTCAATGATGAGCAGGTTATGCACTTCCACCTCCTCTCCGAAGGATGTCTCGTGcggagctgtgctgctggaaaacagcttgCTGGTGCTCACACTGCTGGACAAGgcctggaaaacaggaaaatccatCACATCCACACAGCCTCAGGCAGCcagtgagggggaaaagggatgggacAACAGGTGGAGCAAGGAATGAGTACAGGGACacactccctgctcctgcagggctgagtgATGGGGTTAATCTGAGTTTACACAGAGCTGGATCcttgagaaaaggaaaaccttGGAGACCACACAGAAGCCTGCACAGGATATGGAAGGAGCAGCACCCAAAAATAAAGGGAATCAGGTTGAACAGTGGCTGTGCCACTCCCTCGAAAAGATCCCACCATCCCATTCCTCCCCAGCTGAGCAATTGGACTGGACTCACAGCTTTGGAGGCGAGGACCATGAAGTAAAACCTGGATCAGGAATTCTGATCCTCATGGCATAGGGATGACCCAGGCTGGGATCTCACCTGGGTGCTGGCACTGGGTCTGAGCGCCGTGGTGCCCCCACTGGCATCCTGCACCTCGATCCGGCTGGAGAGCACTCCAAAACACTGGGACACCTCTTGGTAGCAGATTTTCCTGTGGGATAAACAGAGAGCCATGTGGGtgtgagagctgggaaaggcCATTCCAAGAGCTCTGGAAGCAACAAGAGATGTTTATTTGCTCCTGGGATAGCAACATCACCCCAATCCTTGTCCTGGCCATCAGAGCACCCTGATCCCAGGAATACTCATCCCAGAAATCCTCACCTGGGCGACTCATAGAGGGGAACAGTGCGGATGTGCAGCTTCTGGATCTCATCAATGGTGCCGATGGTCAGGGTACTGTTGTTGGCCAAGGCCAAACttgtaggggaaaaaataatggaaaacacTGGGTGAAACAGCAAGAACGTTGCTCTCCTCCATATCCCTCAGGATCAGGAACTTGTGGCAGGCTCACCTGTCAGGATATCCATCAGAATTGAGGGGGCACATGTAGTTGACCTCCTTGAGGTTGACGTTGGAGAAGACCAGCTTGTGGTTGCTGCTGTAGATGACGGTGGGGCGGTCGGAGCAGGCGAACACGTTGGTGGTGGACAAGGAGCGGAATGTTCTCAGCACCGTGGGCTGGGTGCCCAGGGTCACCTTCTTCCTGTCACTCAGCAAGCCTGGattcagagggaaaagggatTGGGATGTGCCACAACACATCAGGAAAAGAAGGAGTGGGGTAAGTATATCCCAGATTTAAGAATCCATCTTCTTCCTCCAGTGTGCAGGAAAAAAttccccaccccacagccagTCCCACCTGAGCATGAGGCTGAGAAACCAAGGATGATCTTTCCCAAAAAactggaaaggaagggaaaaggtcACCTGTCTCGAGGCTGAGGCCGAAGTAGAAGAgagctccatcccccagggcaCACAGGAGGTAGTGGCTGCTCTCGAAGGTTGTCATCAGGATGGAGCGAGGGATAATCTCTGTGGGAagcaggaaaagggatggaTGAGGTCGCTCAGGACATGGTCAGTGACTACTGCCACCCTTGGGAGGCTCCTACCTCCTCCCAGCATCTCCTTGTGCAGCAGCTCGAAGGACGGGAGCTTCAGGATGCGGGCGGAGATGTCGGTCCAGAGCCCGATGGCACAGAGTGGGGACATCCCGTTGGAGTCTCCCAGGGGCGTGATGTCCAGGCAGGCAACCTCATGCTCCATCTCCGTGCAGCTGGGAGGAAAGAGGGAGGACAGGTGTCCGCCTGGATCCCAAATGCCAGCACCCAAGGGCCCTCAGGATGTGGGCTCACCTGATCTGCCGGAGCTCCTGGGGCCGGATTTCCAGGTAGTACAAGGCTCTTCCCACAGCCACCACCACCTGGTTGCTGTTGCAGGAAGCGACGCTGATGTTCTTCCCATTGGGCTCTTTCCACTCGCTCACCAGGGATTTGGGCTCCTGGCTGACCAGTCGCACTGAGGCAGAGGTGATCTggaaagagaaacaggaaaaatcatggaaaataGTGTTTCCAAGGTGGGTGGCACAGTAAGAACCTCCCTCTTTCCATATCCCTTAGAAACATGAACCCAGGATCCTGTTTGCTGATCCCATGAGCTCAGGGAAGTACTCCAACCTCTGCTCTGGATATGTCACAATATATATGGCACCAGGAGAGCCATATCCATGCTTTCCTCATGCTGGAATTACCTGGATCAGCTGCTGATGTGCCACATTGCCACAGAAGAATGTCTGCTGGTCATCCACAAATCCTGTGAGCTCTGTCTCTTCCACTTCCTCTCCATTCAACATCAGAACcctgtgcagggaagggaattcccaTTAATTCCTGCTCTGACATGGGGCTGAGAGCCTGGATCAGCTCATCCCACCTTTACCTGGTCTGGCCAACAAAGGACAGCACCAAGGTGTTGTCTGTCTCCCGGTGCGGATCCGACCTCAGTGGCCACAATCCTGCAACAAGGATGCCACAGTTCCTCACACAGTTCCTCACAATTCCACACTCCAACCTCATCTGTGCCCACCATGTCCCTTCTCAGGCTGTGGAACACCTTTAATTCCTGGCTCCCACACCTTTAATTCCCGGCAGGTCGATGCTGGCGTGCTCATGGATTCCGATGCCATTCCGGATGATCCTCAGTGATCCCTCTTTGAAGGCCCCAGAGCAGGTGACCAGCTGGAACAAAAGCAGATAGGCTTTACCAGCAGTGGCTGGGGTCGTGGAAATGGGGAAACTCAATCTAGAATaatggaatcctggaatggtttgggttggaagggacctgaaagatcCACCAAGGCCAGGTCGGACAGGGCTtagagcaacctggtctagtggaaggtgtccctgcccatggaatgagatgatctttaaggccccttctaacccaaaccattctgggattctatgattttacAACACActcaccccaaaaattcccagcagtgaggagggaaaagcaggaatgttACCTGGCCTTGGCCTTGCCTCTCCAGGTCCACCACGCACATGTCCACAATGGGCCCGAGGTTGGTGAAGGTCTCCATGGCCACCACGTAGGATCCCTGCTCGTTGCTGTCCACGTTGAGCTGGGAATAAATACTGGAAtcaatttttgtctttcaaggagaaggaaaggaaagggcaGGCAAGAAGAAGATAGAAAAATGTATCCACATTTCCAGGTTTTGATGAGAATCAAGTCCTGTGGGAACATACAACCAGGAGCTGCCACATACCTTCACAAGCTGGGAATCTCCAAGCCTGGAGCCAACAAACACCACTCCATTATCCAGGTAGGTCAGACACTCGGCAATGGATGTCTGGGAAATGGGAAGAGGCAGGTGACCCACCAGTGGCATGGAAAAGtcctgacacacacacacaccttccACCACTAAGCTGTTATCCAACAGAAAAACTCTGGGTATGGGAAGGGGATTTAATCCCTCCATAAATCCCAGAGTCCAAGCTCTTACCACGGCAAGtaccaggagaaaaaaaaaaggaaggtatAAGGTGAAGTACCCACAGGGAATTTTCCCAActgtccagggctgtgacaaATGTGAAGCATCAACACCTCTGGCTCCAAGAATTCCACTCATTCCTAAACAGAGCCTTATGCAAACTTGGGACAATCCCAAGCAAGTGCCAGGGATGGCCCAGGTGATTCCtacctctcccagcagctccacacgCAGATCCTTCAAGGTGACAGTGCCATCCAtctgctcctccttctccaggagcagcatgAAGAGCCGCCCTTCCATGTCTCCCAGCAAATACCGTGATCCATTGGGATCCACACGGTTGTGGCACACGATGGTGCTTTGCTGCAGGGAAAGCATGGAGTTCTAGGATTCCACAGCCCCAAAATGGTTCCCAAAAGGTCTGTGCAGGTGACGTGCTCCCAGCTCCGGTATCCCACCCATTCCAAAGCTCCAGGGAGCGGACTGAGACCTTCAGGCACCaatattcctgttttttttccccaagatttTCAGCCTGTCCTTATTTCCATCTTAAAAGCACCTTTGGATGGCAATTCCAGCCCTCTTTCAGCTCAGAACAGCACCTCAGCCATGCCATTGGCACTTCCTCTTCTGATTAAATGTGGGAAGTGGCCTGTTATTCCCACAAAACCCACAAGTCCAATTGCTATCCTGAAATCTTTAAGCCTTTTCTCCTCCGAACAAGTCTCCAAGGGGCTCATCCATGTTTTCCATTGCCTGAAATGAAACCAGGCTCTGCCCTGGAATTGTGCCCAGACCATGCACTAATTCCTAATTAAACCCATTCCCTGGGGCCCAAACAAAATTCCAAGAGCTCTACAGAAAGGGGAGGCACACAGCGATCATGGATGTCCCTCAGTCCCCAAAAACAGCTACTGGGAAGCCAAACCTCTGGAAGTCCAAGTAAGAGGCACTGTTACACCACACCTGTGACAACAGGGGTttgaattcctggctgggaggcCTGGGaaagagggattttttgggatgcaCTCCTGGATCCCCTCACCTTGATGATGGGAGGAGCGATAGCCAGATATTTATCCCCGTTGTGGTAGGTGATGGATTCCTGCCCGATGATAATGGCGCCTCCGAAGGGCTCCGGCACTGCGGGACACACAACACATGAGACAACctgcctggaaaaaaggagccatccagcctggaaaaaCATGGCAAGATCTTTCACAAACAAGGCCCAACCTGCAATGACCATGGAGGCTTCGGCCTCcacattttcctgcttccaAGGGCCTTTGTTGAATTCCTTCTCCCGCAGGGACACCTCGTATGTCTTCACATGGCGGCCCTGGGGGTCctggaagagaagcaaaagTGGATGAGATTCCAGAAG
It contains:
- the DDB1 gene encoding DNA damage-binding protein 1; translated protein: MSYNYVVTAQKPTAVNGCVTGHFTSAEDLNLLIAKNTRLEIYVVTAEGLRPVKEVGMYGKTAVMELFRPKGESKDLLFILTAKYNACILEYKQNGDSIDIITRAHGNVQDRIGRPSETGIIGIIDPECRMIGLRLYDGLFKVIPLDRENKELKAFNIRLEELQVIDVKFLYGCQAPTICFVYQDPQGRHVKTYEVSLREKEFNKGPWKQENVEAEASMVIAVPEPFGGAIIIGQESITYHNGDKYLAIAPPIIKQSTIVCHNRVDPNGSRYLLGDMEGRLFMLLLEKEEQMDGTVTLKDLRVELLGETSIAECLTYLDNGVVFVGSRLGDSQLVKLNVDSNEQGSYVVAMETFTNLGPIVDMCVVDLERQGQGQLVTCSGAFKEGSLRIIRNGIGIHEHASIDLPGIKGLWPLRSDPHRETDNTLVLSFVGQTRVLMLNGEEVEETELTGFVDDQQTFFCGNVAHQQLIQITSASVRLVSQEPKSLVSEWKEPNGKNISVASCNSNQVVVAVGRALYYLEIRPQELRQISCTEMEHEVACLDITPLGDSNGMSPLCAIGLWTDISARILKLPSFELLHKEMLGGEIIPRSILMTTFESSHYLLCALGDGALFYFGLSLETGLLSDRKKVTLGTQPTVLRTFRSLSTTNVFACSDRPTVIYSSNHKLVFSNVNLKEVNYMCPLNSDGYPDSLALANNSTLTIGTIDEIQKLHIRTVPLYESPRKICYQEVSQCFGVLSSRIEVQDASGGTTALRPSASTQALSSSVSTSKLFSSSTAPHETSFGEEVEVHNLLIIDQHTFEVLHAHQFLQNEYALSLVSCKLGKDPNTYFIVGTAMVYPEEAEPKQGRIVVFHYSDGKLQSLAEKEVKGAVYSMVEFNGKLLASINSTVRLYEWTAEKELRTECNHYNNIMALYLKTKGDFILVGDLMRSVLLLAYKPMEGNFEEIARDFNPNWMSAVEILDDDNFLGAENAFNLFVCQKDSAATTDEERQHLQEVGLSHLGEFVNVFCHGSLVMQNLGETSTPTQGSVLFGTVNGMIGLVTSLSESWYNLLLDMQNRLNKVIKSVGKIEHSFWRSFHTERKTEPATGFIDGDLIESFLDISRPKMQEVVANLQIDDGSGMKREATVDDLIKIVEELTRIH